One Terriglobia bacterium DNA segment encodes these proteins:
- a CDS encoding response regulator: MADLAQATAAAPTVYFIDDSATMREVIKIAFRRENIHVVACHDAASAFEQIEQVKPDVVISDVIMPDKDGYEVCQYIKQHPVLGKTPVILMSGVVNRAVAEKAFAVKADELIRKPFQPQDLITRVRHLLRPGAAAPAPPPAAAAASAAALSSIFAAQASGVAGRPRAATPPTAVPAATRPQVAAPPLSNVTQFPASPAPAAPAPAAIAPQAPRATPSMDIAKTRLEIMRLEGLVKKLQAELEAEREYSRALEAHIKTLQESE, translated from the coding sequence ATGGCCGACCTGGCGCAAGCAACCGCTGCCGCACCGACCGTCTATTTCATCGACGACTCCGCCACCATGCGCGAAGTCATCAAGATCGCCTTCCGCCGCGAGAATATCCACGTGGTGGCTTGCCACGACGCCGCATCGGCCTTCGAGCAGATCGAGCAGGTCAAACCCGACGTCGTGATCAGCGACGTCATCATGCCCGACAAGGACGGCTACGAAGTCTGCCAGTACATCAAGCAGCATCCCGTTCTGGGCAAGACCCCCGTGATCCTGATGTCGGGCGTGGTGAATCGCGCCGTGGCGGAGAAGGCATTCGCGGTGAAAGCCGATGAGCTCATCCGCAAGCCTTTCCAGCCCCAGGACCTGATCACGCGCGTGCGTCACTTGCTGCGGCCCGGGGCTGCCGCTCCAGCACCGCCGCCCGCCGCCGCGGCCGCATCGGCCGCCGCCCTGAGCAGCATCTTCGCCGCCCAGGCATCCGGGGTCGCGGGACGGCCGCGTGCCGCGACGCCTCCGACCGCCGTTCCGGCAGCAACCCGGCCACAGGTCGCAGCGCCGCCGCTGTCGAATGTGACCCAATTCCCGGCCTCGCCTGCGCCCGCTGCACCCGCTCCTGCCGCGATTGCGCCCCAGGCGCCGCGCGCGACGCCCTCGATGGACATCGCCAAGACGCGGCTGGAGATCATGCGTCTGGAGGGGCTGGTCAAGAAGCTTCAGGCCGAACTCGAGGCGGAGCGCGAATACAGCCGCGCCTTGGAGGCGCACATCAAGACTTTACAGGAGTCGGAATGA